The Fibrobacter sp. UWH6 genomic interval GCAGATGGACGAAATTGCCGAAGTGGTGATGGCTGTACCTGTCGACTGGAAAAGCCATTTTGAAGATGAACTTTTCGGGGCAACATCAGGCAAGAATAGCGCAGGCCTCACTCCAGAAATGCGAGCCAAGTTGAAGATTGTTGTAGGCGGCGCAGAACGTTGGCAGTCCGTAGAAAATGGAGTCAACGCCCTGACCAGTTCTGCGGAATACGTTCTCGTTCACGACGTCGCCCGCCCCTTTATTAGCAAGGAAATCATTCTTGACGTTTGCAACACCTTGGTGACCAAGGGGGCATGCCTTGTGGCAAAGCCTGCCGTAGACACCATCAAGATCGCAGCAGACGGCCGCGTTGAAAAGACCATCGACCGCAATACCGTCTGGATGGCACAGACCCCCCAGGCAGCCCGCATCGACGTTCTTAAGTCGCTGTACAAGCGTATCGCTGCAGAGCCGTTGAACTTTATTCCTACAGACGAAGCCAGCATTTTGGAATTCTTCGGAGAAACCGTCTACATCGTCAAAGGCGCGGCCGCCAACGACAAACTGACTATGCCCGAAGACTTCGAAATCTTCGCCGCAAAGCTGAAGTAACAAACAGGATTCTCATATTATTTTATTACATTGGTAATTCAGTATATTGGAGTTTTGGGAAACTCAACCTTGTTGGTGAATTAGGATATGAACATTTTAAGAGTCGTGGCATTTATCGGCGCGTTGGCAGCATTTTCCATTGCCAGCCAAACCGTATCCATTTTTGTGAAAGACCCTGCAGAATTAGAGAATCTTCAGCAGAACTTGGAAAACATCAAGACCGAATTAGGCGAAAGCAATCCTCAAATTGACGAGCTGTTGACCCGAGCATCCAAGATTGCAGAAATGAACAACCGCTGTTCCATGATTTCCATCAACGACGTGCTGGACGAGGAATGCGGACATTTCTATTCCGTGGACCTGCCCGAATTCGAAGCCCAGTACATGGAACTGACAGGTGAATTAAGCTTGAACGCCGTTAAGGTTGGAAACACCCTGGCAGAGCGCACCGAACAGATTCAGGTCTGCGCAAACACCCTGGGCGGAATTCTCGTTTCCAAGGAAAAGATGTTACGCATGGATGGCGAAATCGCATTGGAACCTTTGAATCTAGAAGGGGCCTTTGACGCGACCTATGATTTCAACCTATACTTTGATGCAGAGCGCATGAAGGTGCAGCAAAACCTGCTGGAACGCTGGGTGGAAAAGTGCAGCGAAGTCGTAGTCCGTCAAGCACACGATGAATTCGCACCCCTATTCGTCGATCGAATCAAAGTAATAAATGACTCTCTAGAAAAGAACAAAGCCAATATGAAGATCGTGCTGGAACCTGAATACCTGGATTTTTATCTGGATATGAACAGACCGGTTGCGGGTTCCTACTTTCTAAACGGAGCGCAGATCTTTAATGTTGAATCCCTACCCTCCGGCAGAAACTTCTCGCACATCATCGTCAGTGCAGTAGACAAGAAAGTGAACCTGCCCCTGGGAACCGACGGCAAAATGCAGAACTTTAGAGGCCGTGTGGAATTCACAGCCGCCTACCAGGAAAAGGACCTGATGGGCCGCTGGATTTGGGGAAGCCAGAAGGACATTCGACGCGCCAAGGCGAAGGGAGATATTTCCTCTGAAATTGTTATGGGTGATTCCACAAAACCTGCACCAGTCGTCAAGAAGTTGGCTTCCATTGACACAACTGCACTCATCACTTCTGTAGCAGATTCCGCAGTCCAGGAAACACCGAAGGATGTTGCCGCCAACGATGCCGCCAAGGACGCTTCCGCACAGGACAAGGGAAGCAAGAAATCCTGGATTCCGCCCGCTATCGCAGGGGCTGTCATGATTGGCGGTGGTGTAATGGCCGCAGTCTTCAACAGCAAGGCCAAGAAGGAAAGCGAAAAGAAAACGCTTACCCGTAAAGAATACGACGACCGTTGTGATAAGATTGAAAACGCACAGACGTTGCGCGCCGTTGGTTTTGGTATAGCCGCCGTGGGCCTTGTAGGCATAGGCGTCACACTGCTTTTCTAAGGAGAGGATGATATGAAATTGAATAATCTGAGCAATCCCTCCCGTGTCATCCTGAGCAACCTCGCCCGCGTCATTCTGAGCAAAGCGAAGAATCCAGTCCTTGCCGCCTCCCTCGTCGCATTTGCAGCCTGTTCCGACTACCTGGAAGA includes:
- the ispD gene encoding 2-C-methyl-D-erythritol 4-phosphate cytidylyltransferase; protein product: MDKKFAVVLPAGGLGKRMGGNIPKQLMLLGGKPVYRYCLETFLQMDEIAEVVMAVPVDWKSHFEDELFGATSGKNSAGLTPEMRAKLKIVVGGAERWQSVENGVNALTSSAEYVLVHDVARPFISKEIILDVCNTLVTKGACLVAKPAVDTIKIAADGRVEKTIDRNTVWMAQTPQAARIDVLKSLYKRIAAEPLNFIPTDEASILEFFGETVYIVKGAAANDKLTMPEDFEIFAAKLK